The Methylomonas montana genome has a window encoding:
- a CDS encoding ABC transporter substrate-binding protein, which yields MRQLIHRMVLAVFTMTLVSCEPAPKVARQSAILGISKQPTSVLFFIAQAQKLFEKHGLNVELKIYPSGKRALDEGLLSGIVDMTNPFDTPVALAVFTHPELRVLASTIRADNVSFIVARRDRGIIQESDLRGRSIATQEGSAVHFFLYQFLLEHNLSYADVALKFDKIEALPELLNSGQVDAVSVREPYLSQCLEKLGERVTVFADPGIYEQSELLVTTEKLLREKPGVAHAVLAALLEAENHVQPVEATAAIVAQHLDMTRNQAIDVLNNYHTRVEMRHSLLLLLEEVARWGINSGLVQGAVPDYLDVLAPEALSELAPDRVSIIR from the coding sequence ATGCGGCAACTGATACATAGGATGGTATTAGCGGTTTTTACCATGACTCTGGTGAGTTGCGAACCGGCGCCTAAAGTTGCTCGGCAATCCGCGATTCTGGGGATATCGAAGCAACCGACCAGTGTGTTGTTTTTTATCGCCCAGGCGCAAAAACTATTCGAAAAGCATGGGCTTAACGTCGAACTAAAGATTTATCCGAGCGGCAAGCGGGCGCTGGACGAGGGCTTACTGTCTGGCATTGTCGATATGACTAACCCATTTGACACGCCGGTAGCGTTAGCGGTGTTCACACATCCGGAGTTACGCGTGCTGGCCAGTACTATTCGTGCCGATAATGTCTCTTTTATTGTGGCACGGCGGGACCGAGGCATCATCCAGGAAAGCGATTTACGCGGGCGCAGCATTGCGACTCAAGAAGGATCCGCGGTGCATTTCTTTTTGTATCAATTTTTATTGGAACATAATCTGAGCTACGCGGACGTGGCGCTGAAGTTCGATAAAATCGAAGCATTGCCCGAATTGCTGAATTCCGGCCAAGTAGACGCCGTCAGTGTGCGCGAACCTTATCTGAGCCAATGCCTGGAAAAATTGGGCGAACGAGTGACGGTATTTGCGGATCCCGGTATCTACGAACAATCGGAATTGTTGGTGACGACCGAAAAACTGTTACGCGAGAAACCGGGCGTTGCCCATGCCGTGCTGGCTGCTTTGCTGGAAGCGGAGAATCATGTTCAGCCGGTTGAAGCCACGGCGGCTATCGTCGCGCAGCATTTGGATATGACCCGTAACCAGGCTATCGATGTGTTGAATAATTACCATACGCGGGTTGAAATGCGCCATTCTTTGCTGCTGTTACTGGAAGAAGTGGCTCGCTGGGGTATCAATAGTGGCTTGGTTCAAGGCGCCGTCCCTGATTATCTTGATGTCCTGGCGCCAGAGGCGCTTAGCGAATTGGCGCCCGATCGGGTCAGCATCATTCGCTGA
- a CDS encoding ATP-binding protein translates to MFGVFEQLRPNPLAGTGIGLAIARRIVESQDGKIWIETSAQGGTAVVFDLPNGS, encoded by the coding sequence GTGTTCGGCGTATTCGAACAACTCCGTCCCAATCCCTTGGCCGGTACCGGCATTGGCTTGGCAATCGCGCGGCGCATCGTCGAGAGCCAGGACGGCAAAATCTGGATAGAAACATCTGCACAGGGCGGCACCGCTGTGGTATTCGACCTGCCAAACGGGAGTTGA
- a CDS encoding ATP-binding protein, with product MFKRLRTLLVGSLRRQLVLGVVLTNTTMMALFMWGAMARQQSLLLDRQSEFATALAQSVATSSAGWLEARDFFGLQEIVRAQSRYPELLYAMILDVHGRVVAHSDPARVNQFVLDLPKASHGDVPFSPAILARSAALIDVLSPVVLGNHQIGWVRVGLGEQALNMRLADIARDGMLYAGVAILIGSVMAGIMGWHLTRRLYLIRQVTNAVQAGDHQQRVRLGGDDEAAGLARAFDDMLDTLETRDQALRLANERLRVATRAGIIGIWDWDVVKSELIWDEAMYQLYGRRRGQFAGTFEAWLNFVHAEDQTQVKQNIQAALRGEREYGLEFRVVWPDGSIHHLKAASQTIRDDNGQPLRMVGINYDLTEGKQVEAELEQHRYHLEQLVKERTDQLVRARDAAESANRAKSMFLANMSHELRTPLNAILGFAQLMERDERLPADTHHNLETINRAGRHLLALINDVLEISRIEAGSTSVQNAVFDLQDTLTGIEEMIGLRAQHKGLGFNVEHSGELPRFVYGDANHLRQVLINLLGNAVKYTEQGYTSLRLTPAVDSIRFEVIDSGPGIPSDDQERIFQPFYQAESGVAKGEGTGLGLAISREFVRLMGGELQVDSVLGRGSAFSFELPLPEADVPLVETHQARVLGLESGHPPVRILVAEDNADNLELIASLLTNAGFEVRQAENGRRAIDIFQGWRPHFIWMDMRMPVLDGYQATRSIRALPGGDAVKIVALTASAFHENREAILAVGCDDMLAKPIDEARLYLLMGELLGLRYRYADDIVSPVPDTSANAALLAPSNLPAPLRAELQEAAELLDTELIRTIIDGMLADYPELARQLGEWVSDYRFDKIIELCRRGEEEK from the coding sequence ATGTTTAAGCGTTTGCGAACCTTATTGGTCGGCTCTTTACGCCGGCAACTCGTGCTCGGAGTGGTGCTAACCAATACGACCATGATGGCATTGTTTATGTGGGGCGCGATGGCACGCCAACAGAGCTTGTTGCTGGATAGGCAGAGCGAATTTGCCACCGCGCTGGCTCAAAGCGTCGCCACATCGTCCGCCGGCTGGCTGGAGGCCCGCGATTTTTTCGGTTTGCAGGAAATCGTTCGCGCGCAAAGCCGTTACCCCGAGCTGTTGTACGCCATGATCCTGGATGTTCATGGCCGGGTCGTCGCTCACAGTGACCCCGCCCGAGTGAATCAATTCGTCCTCGATTTACCCAAGGCCAGCCACGGCGACGTGCCGTTCAGCCCCGCTATTCTCGCGCGTAGTGCAGCCTTGATCGATGTGCTCAGTCCCGTGGTCCTCGGTAACCATCAGATAGGTTGGGTTCGAGTGGGGCTGGGCGAGCAAGCCTTAAATATGCGGCTGGCCGATATTGCTCGCGATGGTATGTTGTATGCGGGCGTCGCCATCCTGATCGGTTCGGTCATGGCCGGCATCATGGGCTGGCATTTGACGCGGCGCCTTTACCTTATCCGGCAAGTGACCAATGCCGTGCAAGCGGGAGACCACCAGCAGCGGGTCCGGCTCGGCGGTGACGACGAAGCGGCCGGCCTGGCACGGGCATTCGACGATATGTTGGATACTCTGGAAACGCGGGATCAGGCACTGCGCTTGGCCAACGAACGCCTACGAGTGGCGACCCGCGCCGGTATCATCGGCATTTGGGATTGGGATGTCGTGAAAAGCGAATTGATTTGGGACGAGGCGATGTATCAGCTCTACGGCAGACGCCGGGGGCAATTTGCCGGGACTTTCGAAGCTTGGTTGAATTTTGTACACGCCGAGGACCAAACCCAAGTCAAACAAAACATCCAAGCGGCATTGCGCGGTGAACGCGAATATGGCTTGGAATTTCGGGTGGTATGGCCGGACGGCTCGATTCATCACCTGAAAGCCGCCTCACAAACCATACGCGACGACAACGGGCAGCCGCTGCGCATGGTCGGCATCAACTACGACCTGACCGAAGGCAAGCAGGTCGAAGCGGAGCTCGAACAGCACCGCTACCATCTGGAACAATTGGTTAAGGAGCGCACCGACCAATTGGTGCGGGCTCGCGATGCCGCCGAATCGGCCAATCGCGCCAAAAGCATGTTTTTAGCCAATATGAGTCACGAACTACGGACGCCGCTGAACGCCATTCTCGGCTTCGCGCAATTGATGGAACGCGACGAACGTCTTCCCGCCGACACTCATCACAATCTGGAAACCATCAATCGCGCCGGCCGGCATTTACTGGCGTTAATTAACGATGTATTGGAAATTTCCCGTATCGAAGCCGGCAGCACTTCGGTGCAAAACGCGGTGTTCGATTTGCAGGATACCCTGACGGGCATCGAAGAAATGATCGGGCTACGCGCCCAGCATAAAGGTTTGGGATTTAACGTCGAACACAGCGGCGAATTGCCGCGTTTTGTCTACGGCGACGCCAATCACCTGCGACAGGTGCTGATCAATTTGCTAGGTAACGCCGTCAAGTACACCGAACAAGGCTATACCAGCCTGCGCTTGACGCCGGCCGTCGACAGCATACGCTTCGAGGTGATCGATAGCGGCCCCGGCATTCCGAGCGACGATCAAGAGCGGATTTTCCAACCGTTCTATCAGGCCGAATCCGGTGTTGCCAAGGGGGAAGGCACCGGTTTGGGCTTAGCTATCAGTCGCGAGTTTGTGCGCTTGATGGGCGGCGAATTGCAGGTAGACAGCGTCTTGGGGCGAGGCAGCGCGTTTAGTTTCGAGTTGCCGCTGCCGGAGGCTGACGTGCCGCTGGTCGAAACGCATCAAGCTCGCGTGCTGGGTTTGGAATCGGGCCATCCCCCAGTACGGATTTTGGTGGCCGAGGATAATGCGGACAATCTGGAATTGATCGCCAGTTTATTAACCAATGCCGGTTTCGAGGTACGACAGGCGGAAAACGGCCGGCGCGCCATCGACATCTTCCAAGGCTGGCGGCCTCATTTCATCTGGATGGACATGCGCATGCCGGTATTGGACGGTTATCAGGCCACCCGATCCATCCGCGCGTTGCCAGGCGGCGATGCGGTCAAAATCGTCGCGTTGACTGCCAGTGCTTTTCATGAAAATCGCGAGGCGATATTGGCTGTTGGCTGCGATGACATGCTGGCCAAACCTATCGACGAGGCCCGCTTATACTTATTGATGGGCGAATTGCTGGGACTGCGTTACCGTTATGCCGACGACATCGTTTCTCCCGTTCCCGACACGTCCGCCAACGCTGCTTTGCTTGCACCATCGAATCTTCCCGCGCCATTGCGCGCTGAATTGCAGGAGGCTGCGGAACTACTCGACACCGAACTGATAAGAACCATCATCGACGGTATGCTGGCCGACTATCCGGAACTTGCCCGACAGTTGGGGGAATGGGTCAGCGACTATCGTTTCGATAAAATCATAGAACTCTGCCGGCGCGGCGAGGAGGAAAAGTGA
- a CDS encoding hybrid sensor histidine kinase/response regulator codes for MTELDSGSIQVLLVEDEPGDAGLAKIALRGFRNAHFQLVWVQTLAEALRQYSAQTYDIVLLDLTLPDSTGIDTVARILAIAGATPIIVLTGQSDADFGLSTLKAGAADYLVKGDFGYDGLARTILYTLHRARLEKELAEHRFHLEELVAQRTAELALAKEAAEAANRAKTAFLANMSHELRTPLNAILGFAQLMERDATLSEQHRSELQTINRSGRHLLSLINDVLEIARIEAGRTTIQSKPFDLADMLHAVDEMIRLRAETKGLQFVIERFGKLPFCVLGDAHHLRQVLINLLGNAVKYTQQGRVGLRLTPIDGRIRFEVADTGPGIDPGEQQHIFQAFYQTEAGSALGEGAGLGLTISREFVRLMGGEIDVQSQPGQGSVFAFALPLPETVSLPESVPRARILGLEAGQMPLRILVAEDKIDSRDLLVSLLRSVGFEVRGVDNGAQAVASFISWQPHFIWMDIRMPVMDGYEATRQIRALPGGDKVKIVALTASVFQERLGDILDSGCDDILIKPFDEENLFRMMGDLLNVQYRYGEAAPEQTARAISFSELSDELRATIKRAAEELDIDAFAMIVEGLRPTHNGIATELEAMVREFRFDQIQHAVDAVIVQEGASCGN; via the coding sequence ATGACCGAACTGGATAGTGGCTCGATTCAGGTATTGCTGGTCGAGGACGAGCCGGGTGACGCCGGACTCGCCAAAATCGCGCTGCGCGGCTTCCGCAATGCCCACTTTCAGCTGGTTTGGGTGCAAACCCTGGCCGAGGCCTTGCGGCAATATTCCGCGCAAACTTACGACATCGTGCTGCTGGATCTGACCTTGCCCGATTCCACCGGCATCGACACAGTCGCCCGCATCCTCGCGATTGCCGGTGCCACGCCCATTATCGTGCTGACCGGCCAGAGCGATGCCGATTTCGGACTGAGTACCTTGAAAGCAGGCGCCGCCGATTATCTGGTGAAGGGCGATTTTGGCTACGACGGCCTGGCCCGCACCATTTTATATACCTTGCATCGCGCCCGCCTGGAGAAGGAACTGGCCGAGCACCGCTTCCATCTGGAGGAACTGGTCGCCCAACGCACCGCTGAACTAGCGTTGGCTAAGGAGGCCGCCGAAGCAGCCAACCGCGCCAAGACGGCATTTTTGGCTAATATGAGCCACGAATTGCGGACACCCTTGAATGCCATTCTCGGCTTTGCCCAACTGATGGAACGGGATGCGACGCTGAGCGAACAACATCGTAGCGAATTGCAGACCATCAATCGTAGCGGCCGCCACCTGTTGTCTTTGATCAACGATGTACTCGAAATTGCCCGTATCGAAGCCGGCCGCACGACCATTCAGAGCAAGCCTTTTGATTTGGCGGATATGTTGCACGCCGTCGATGAAATGATCCGGCTACGCGCCGAAACCAAGGGCCTGCAATTTGTCATCGAACGATTCGGCAAACTGCCGTTTTGCGTGTTGGGCGACGCCCACCATTTGCGGCAGGTACTGATCAATTTATTGGGTAACGCCGTCAAATATACCCAGCAAGGCCGCGTCGGTTTGCGCCTGACGCCGATCGACGGGCGTATTCGCTTCGAAGTGGCCGACACCGGTCCCGGTATCGATCCGGGCGAGCAACAGCATATTTTTCAGGCTTTTTACCAGACAGAAGCCGGCTCCGCACTTGGTGAAGGTGCCGGTTTGGGCTTGACCATCAGCCGTGAATTCGTTCGGCTGATGGGCGGCGAAATCGACGTGCAAAGCCAGCCAGGGCAGGGCAGCGTATTCGCATTCGCCTTGCCGTTGCCGGAAACCGTATCACTGCCGGAATCGGTGCCGCGCGCACGGATTCTGGGCCTGGAAGCGGGACAAATGCCGCTACGGATTCTAGTCGCGGAAGATAAAATCGATAGCCGGGATTTGCTGGTCAGTTTGCTCCGCAGCGTCGGTTTTGAGGTGCGCGGCGTCGATAACGGCGCCCAGGCCGTGGCCAGCTTTATCAGTTGGCAGCCGCATTTTATTTGGATGGACATTCGCATGCCGGTGATGGATGGCTATGAAGCCACTCGGCAAATCCGCGCGTTACCCGGTGGTGACAAGGTGAAAATCGTGGCGCTCACCGCCAGCGTATTTCAGGAGCGCCTGGGCGATATTCTCGATTCGGGCTGCGATGATATCTTGATCAAGCCTTTTGATGAGGAAAACTTGTTCCGCATGATGGGCGATCTTTTGAACGTGCAATACCGCTACGGCGAAGCCGCGCCGGAGCAAACCGCCCGCGCGATTAGTTTCAGCGAGTTGAGCGACGAACTGCGCGCGACCATCAAACGGGCTGCGGAAGAACTGGATATTGATGCCTTTGCCATGATCGTCGAAGGTCTGCGGCCGACGCATAACGGTATAGCGACCGAATTGGAAGCCATGGTGCGCGAATTTCGCTTCGATCAGATTCAACACGCGGTTGACGCCGTGATAGTTCAGGAGGGGGCATCATGCGGCAACTGA
- a CDS encoding c-type heme family protein has translation MNDFSYLKMQSLIALLGWSALLGGFLYYDVGLARQHMDALARKEARANFNKDQAFRLWATQHGGVYVPINERTLPNPALAQIAERDIQTPSGKKLTLMNPAYMLRQLMEEFSDLYGVKGKITSFKLMNPHNAPDAWEAEAMHQFERGAEEVFEFTDIDGEPYLRLMGAMRVQQGCLKCHGFQGYQLGEVRGGVGISVPMRPYLNELNAAIHQKLLIFGTIWAVGLSVILVWVMLAQRRLREKTAIAAQLQRQHEAIRRANAELTHFANISAHHLMEPTRRLLSYAQRLTGRLNHQIQDDDALLSLKYIEQGATRMRDLIRDIERYLAAGVPRARLQTNHPDIALNDVRRRLSRLIADTGTRIEVLSLFPVYLDLPRLTDLFDVLLGNVLIHAKSDLAPSIRISGERLQSAVRIRIEDNGPGIAEEYRESNCV, from the coding sequence ATGAATGATTTTAGCTATCTCAAAATGCAAAGCTTGATTGCGCTTTTAGGCTGGAGTGCCTTGCTCGGCGGATTTTTATATTACGACGTGGGTCTTGCACGGCAACACATGGACGCTCTGGCGCGTAAGGAGGCGCGAGCCAATTTCAACAAGGATCAGGCGTTTCGGCTGTGGGCCACGCAGCACGGCGGCGTGTATGTGCCTATCAACGAGCGTACTCTGCCCAATCCGGCCTTGGCCCAAATTGCCGAACGTGACATCCAGACGCCTTCCGGTAAAAAACTGACGTTGATGAACCCCGCTTATATGTTGCGCCAGTTGATGGAAGAGTTCAGCGATCTTTACGGCGTCAAAGGCAAGATCACCAGTTTCAAACTGATGAATCCCCATAATGCCCCGGATGCTTGGGAAGCCGAAGCGATGCACCAATTCGAGCGTGGCGCCGAGGAAGTATTCGAGTTTACTGACATCGACGGCGAACCATATTTACGGCTGATGGGGGCGATGCGGGTACAGCAGGGCTGCCTCAAGTGTCACGGTTTCCAAGGTTATCAGCTTGGCGAAGTGCGCGGCGGTGTGGGTATTTCGGTACCGATGCGCCCCTATCTGAATGAACTGAACGCAGCCATTCACCAGAAACTGCTGATTTTCGGCACCATTTGGGCGGTAGGGCTGAGTGTCATCCTGGTCTGGGTGATGCTGGCACAGAGACGGTTACGCGAAAAAACGGCAATCGCCGCCCAACTCCAGCGCCAACACGAAGCGATCAGGCGCGCCAATGCCGAATTGACGCATTTTGCCAATATTTCCGCCCACCATTTGATGGAACCGACGCGTCGGCTTTTGTCATATGCCCAACGATTAACGGGCCGGCTAAACCACCAGATTCAAGACGATGACGCATTGTTGTCGCTGAAATATATTGAGCAGGGGGCGACGCGGATGCGAGATTTAATTCGCGACATCGAACGTTATCTCGCTGCCGGAGTGCCGCGCGCCCGCTTGCAAACCAACCATCCGGACATCGCGCTCAACGACGTCCGGCGGCGTTTGTCCAGGTTGATTGCCGACACCGGCACGCGCATCGAAGTGCTCTCCCTGTTTCCGGTATACCTGGATTTGCCGCGTTTGACCGATCTGTTTGATGTCTTGCTCGGCAACGTGCTGATTCACGCCAAATCCGATCTGGCGCCATCGATTCGAATTTCCGGGGAAAGGCTACAATCAGCGGTGCGGATACGCATCGAGGACAATGGCCCAGGTATCGCCGAGGAATACCGGGAGAGCAACTGTGTTTAG
- a CDS encoding response regulator, which produces MTLDIKLFEILLLEDEPADAHLVRISLRDARVHCRLHHVLDGREGVDFLHRKPPYQDAPRPDLILLDLNMPRMNGREFLAAIKAEEALCDIPVVVLTTSEVERDVEASFKNGASGYITKPVDIEQFTAAIAQLSDYWFVLTRLPRENK; this is translated from the coding sequence ATGACGCTGGATATTAAACTATTCGAAATTCTGTTGTTGGAAGACGAGCCGGCCGATGCGCATCTGGTGCGTATTTCGCTGAGGGACGCACGGGTTCATTGCCGGCTGCACCATGTACTCGACGGCCGCGAAGGCGTGGATTTTCTACATCGCAAGCCGCCTTACCAGGACGCACCGCGCCCGGATTTGATTCTGCTCGATCTGAATATGCCGCGGATGAACGGACGCGAGTTTCTCGCCGCCATTAAAGCCGAAGAAGCACTCTGCGATATTCCGGTGGTGGTGTTGACCACATCCGAGGTGGAGCGCGATGTCGAAGCCAGTTTTAAGAACGGCGCCTCCGGCTATATCACCAAACCGGTCGACATCGAGCAGTTCACCGCCGCCATTGCCCAACTGAGCGATTATTGGTTCGTGCTGACGCGGCTGCCTCGCGAAAATAAGTGA
- a CDS encoding PocR ligand-binding domain-containing protein, with amino-acid sequence MNQDAEDSSVGHTPLFVNPPQIPTMTDPIASDWNAALPQDETELAKLIDFSQLNQMFDDFLEVVGLPVALIDLRGRVLASSRWQRLCMTFHRVNSDTCARCIESDVSLSKAMQQGQDYAIYRCRNGLTDCATPIIIDGRHIANLFIGQFLLAAPDLDYFRQQAAEFGFDETDYLCALAEVPVIAEAKLPAILRFLTGFANWVVTMSLAQKRNEALQSGLEQRIDMRTQELFQSRQMLQLVLDTVPQGVFWKACDLSYLGGNRHFLKDSGLASQEELIGKSDEQLSRRGSAELYHADDRQVIESGAAKFGYEESIVRADGEIGWLHTSKLPLKNPDGSVCGILGVYEDVTERKQVEADLKRSNTELEQFAYAISHDMRQPLRMINSYLQLIEKSLRGQLDGDTRQYLEFAMEGAKRMDAMILALLDISRVGRKTEPLGWLETRAALDEALSFLEPECVTTAGRIEIGGDWPRLIASRDEMVRLFQNLLGNALKYHAAGQAPEVAVRGSLRSEVWRCEVSDQGVGIDPAQTDRLFQVFSRLQPQSRFEGAGVGLALCRKIVEHHGGHIGVESAGEGQGSTFWFELPLNAVATRHESANHE; translated from the coding sequence ATGAACCAAGATGCCGAGGATTCGTCGGTCGGCCACACCCCGCTATTCGTCAATCCGCCGCAAATCCCAACGATGACCGATCCGATTGCGAGCGACTGGAATGCCGCATTACCGCAAGACGAAACCGAGTTGGCGAAACTGATCGATTTTAGCCAACTGAATCAAATGTTTGACGACTTCCTGGAAGTGGTTGGGCTGCCGGTGGCTCTGATCGATCTGCGTGGGCGGGTTTTAGCGTCAAGCCGGTGGCAGCGGCTGTGCATGACATTTCATCGCGTCAATTCGGATACCTGCGCGCGTTGCATAGAAAGCGATGTTTCGCTGTCGAAAGCCATGCAGCAAGGCCAGGATTACGCCATTTATCGTTGCCGAAACGGTTTGACCGATTGCGCCACACCGATCATCATCGATGGCCGACACATTGCCAACCTGTTTATCGGTCAATTTTTGTTGGCGGCACCCGATCTCGATTACTTCAGGCAACAGGCAGCCGAATTCGGATTTGATGAAACAGACTATTTGTGCGCGTTGGCCGAAGTACCGGTGATTGCCGAAGCCAAGTTGCCGGCAATCTTGCGCTTTCTGACCGGATTCGCAAATTGGGTGGTCACCATGAGCCTCGCTCAAAAACGCAATGAAGCATTGCAATCCGGGCTGGAACAGCGCATAGATATGCGTACCCAGGAGTTGTTTCAGTCTCGGCAAATGCTGCAACTGGTGCTCGACACTGTCCCGCAAGGTGTGTTTTGGAAAGCTTGCGACCTTAGTTATCTTGGCGGTAATCGGCATTTTCTGAAGGACAGCGGCCTGGCGTCTCAGGAGGAGTTGATTGGTAAATCGGACGAGCAACTGTCCCGGAGGGGTTCTGCCGAACTGTATCACGCCGACGATAGACAGGTGATTGAATCAGGTGCCGCCAAGTTCGGCTATGAAGAATCGATCGTGCGTGCGGATGGCGAAATAGGTTGGCTACATACCAGCAAATTACCGCTAAAAAATCCGGATGGCAGCGTGTGCGGAATATTGGGTGTCTATGAAGACGTCACCGAGCGCAAACAGGTGGAAGCCGACTTGAAACGCTCCAATACCGAGCTGGAACAGTTCGCCTATGCCATATCACATGACATGCGCCAACCCTTGCGCATGATCAACAGCTATCTACAGTTGATCGAAAAATCTCTGCGAGGCCAACTCGACGGCGATACCCGCCAATATTTGGAGTTCGCCATGGAGGGTGCGAAGCGCATGGATGCGATGATCCTGGCGTTGCTGGACATCTCGCGCGTGGGCCGCAAAACCGAACCGTTGGGCTGGCTGGAAACGCGCGCCGCGCTGGACGAAGCTTTGTCCTTTCTGGAGCCTGAGTGCGTAACGACAGCCGGGCGGATTGAGATTGGTGGCGACTGGCCACGCTTGATTGCCAGTCGCGACGAAATGGTGCGGCTGTTTCAAAATCTGTTGGGTAACGCCCTCAAATACCATGCAGCCGGCCAAGCGCCGGAGGTGGCGGTCCGAGGCAGTCTGCGATCCGAAGTTTGGCGTTGCGAAGTAAGCGATCAGGGTGTGGGTATCGATCCGGCACAGACGGACCGGTTGTTTCAGGTGTTTTCACGCTTGCAGCCGCAGTCCCGCTTCGAAGGTGCCGGCGTGGGTTTGGCGCTATGCCGCAAGATTGTCGAACACCATGGTGGCCACATCGGGGTGGAGTCGGCTGGTGAAGGCCAGGGCAGCACCTTCTGGTTTGAGCTACCTTTGAATGCTGTCGCCACCAGGCATGAAAGCGCGAATCATGAATGA
- a CDS encoding IS110 family RNA-guided transposase — protein MNKEEFFAGIDVSKSHLDLGLNPSGQFERFHNDETGVAGLVASLERVRPALIVVEATGGLEMLVVAALRVAGLPIAVVNARQVRDFAKATGRLAKTDKLDALVLAHFAQAVRPAIREGRTDAEQELVEQVARRRQLVDMRAQEKARLSMAGARQKVSIKEHIAWLDERISDLDDDLKATLKASDIWKERVDLLQSAPGVGPVTMLTLLSYLPELGRLNRREIAALAGLAPFNRDSGFQRGYRMIWGGRAEVRSVLYMATLSAVRGNNAIASFHKRLVEKGKPAKVALTASMRKLLTILNSMMKQNKHWSCPQNA, from the coding sequence GTGAATAAAGAAGAATTTTTTGCTGGAATCGACGTATCCAAGAGCCATTTGGATTTAGGTTTGAACCCGTCAGGACAATTTGAACGGTTCCATAATGACGAAACCGGGGTTGCTGGCTTGGTTGCCTCGCTGGAACGGGTTCGACCGGCGTTAATCGTCGTTGAAGCGACCGGTGGGCTAGAAATGTTGGTCGTTGCTGCTTTGCGAGTGGCAGGATTGCCGATAGCCGTGGTTAATGCCCGGCAAGTGCGCGACTTTGCTAAAGCGACCGGCAGGTTGGCAAAAACAGACAAGTTGGATGCTTTGGTGCTCGCGCATTTTGCCCAAGCCGTTCGGCCCGCCATCCGTGAAGGCAGAACCGATGCCGAGCAAGAATTGGTGGAACAGGTGGCACGCAGACGGCAGCTCGTCGACATGCGTGCCCAGGAAAAAGCCCGCTTATCGATGGCCGGTGCTCGACAAAAGGTCAGCATCAAAGAGCACATCGCTTGGCTGGATGAGCGCATCTCAGACCTGGACGATGACTTAAAAGCCACCTTGAAAGCATCGGATATTTGGAAAGAACGGGTCGATTTACTGCAAAGCGCACCGGGCGTGGGCCCGGTCACGATGTTGACCTTACTGTCATATTTACCCGAATTGGGTCGATTGAACCGACGTGAAATTGCGGCCTTAGCGGGCTTGGCGCCGTTTAATCGGGATAGCGGTTTCCAGCGAGGATACCGCATGATCTGGGGCGGTCGTGCGGAAGTGCGCTCCGTCCTGTATATGGCGACTTTATCGGCGGTACGAGGCAACAATGCGATCGCCTCGTTCCATAAACGATTGGTTGAAAAAGGGAAGCCCGCCAAGGTCGCTTTAACAGCTTCTATGCGTAAGCTACTCACCATTCTTAACTCTATGATGAAACAAAATAAACACTGGTCATGCCCTCAAAATGCTTGA